A genomic stretch from Thermincola ferriacetica includes:
- a CDS encoding type IV secretory system conjugative DNA transfer family protein — protein MDKTRLTEETKLIAAILPPINLILTAAVIWRAGLYPLALAAVPVGVFFYALTEHRQVWLTSQYPAWAGLAQGVINPLFFHLNAGYLDPSGVMAQALGVIIAGAVPAVLLIKHLLTGELGLKTTIPLPLPGIKPNSGDRLKTWPWNGRLEAEICRDREGAPVVIPSLNRFTHIMVAGGPGSGKTSAVFKRLIWQDLKVIKNGTPLGLTLVEPDGETVYEVAEWCRKLGLKHVLIDPINPDTCRFNPLDGEPESVAETMRLIQRNLFGKQEAFFAQAQEQHAKQTYLLMKRLRGNDLYLNEIYELLLDQEKLKLVVNEYRRRFGEDDTFLYFEHEVFGRLADKIHQFAMGARLQLGDIISNPHISRVFMGKSDIDMDRHINEGGILLATTRMGELGKLGDIFGQFLIMQLQNAVFRRPGDEWTRVPHMLYIDEFPRYVNADFERLAAIGRKYRCACHIALQSFGQLKLAGVPSFLDTMLTIVKNKIVFGGLGYPDAELLSRTLGEQERTDRSITVDDHVLFPSLKLQRKLTERQVLQKRWTPTDIMELPPGKVMCSVVGANNRLFIGEGSVIPPGELAGLIKRELRQYGMPDIELIDDMAPEVTEATVAGLRDRLEGSVSAVDDVGINTNTDAKGDWY, from the coding sequence TTGGACAAAACCAGACTGACGGAAGAAACAAAGCTAATCGCCGCCATACTTCCCCCGATAAACCTCATACTAACCGCGGCGGTGATATGGCGAGCGGGGTTGTACCCGCTGGCCCTGGCAGCAGTACCCGTAGGGGTGTTTTTTTATGCCCTGACGGAGCACCGGCAGGTATGGCTGACATCACAGTACCCGGCCTGGGCGGGGCTGGCGCAGGGCGTGATCAACCCGCTGTTTTTTCACCTGAACGCCGGGTACCTGGACCCGTCGGGCGTGATGGCGCAGGCGCTGGGCGTGATAATCGCCGGAGCCGTGCCGGCGGTACTGCTGATAAAGCATTTGCTGACCGGGGAGCTGGGTTTAAAGACCACCATACCTCTCCCGTTGCCCGGCATAAAACCGAACAGCGGCGACCGGTTAAAGACCTGGCCGTGGAACGGCAGACTGGAGGCAGAGATATGCCGCGACAGAGAAGGGGCCCCGGTGGTAATACCGAGCCTGAACCGGTTCACCCACATTATGGTGGCCGGCGGACCAGGCAGCGGCAAGACCAGCGCCGTGTTCAAGCGCCTGATCTGGCAGGACCTGAAGGTGATAAAGAACGGCACACCGCTGGGCCTGACCCTGGTGGAGCCCGACGGCGAGACCGTGTACGAAGTGGCGGAATGGTGCAGGAAACTCGGTTTAAAGCACGTACTGATCGACCCCATAAATCCCGACACCTGCCGGTTTAACCCATTGGACGGCGAACCCGAGTCCGTGGCCGAGACCATGCGGCTGATCCAGAGAAACCTGTTCGGCAAGCAGGAAGCCTTTTTTGCGCAGGCCCAGGAACAGCACGCCAAGCAGACCTACCTGCTGATGAAACGTCTGCGTGGCAACGACCTGTATTTAAACGAGATATACGAACTCCTGCTTGACCAGGAGAAGCTGAAACTGGTGGTCAACGAATACCGCCGGCGGTTTGGCGAGGACGACACCTTTTTATACTTCGAGCACGAAGTCTTTGGCCGGCTGGCCGACAAGATCCACCAGTTTGCCATGGGCGCGCGGCTGCAGTTGGGCGATATAATCTCCAACCCGCACATCAGCCGGGTGTTCATGGGGAAATCCGACATAGACATGGACCGGCACATCAACGAGGGCGGCATTCTGCTGGCAACGACCCGGATGGGCGAGCTGGGCAAGCTGGGCGACATTTTCGGCCAGTTTCTGATCATGCAGTTGCAGAACGCCGTATTCCGGCGCCCCGGTGACGAATGGACCCGTGTACCGCACATGCTGTATATCGACGAGTTTCCGCGTTACGTGAACGCCGACTTTGAACGGCTTGCGGCCATAGGGCGGAAATACCGGTGCGCGTGCCACATAGCCCTGCAGAGCTTCGGCCAGTTGAAGCTGGCCGGGGTACCCAGCTTCCTGGATACCATGCTGACCATAGTGAAGAACAAGATCGTGTTTGGCGGTTTGGGGTATCCCGACGCCGAGCTGTTGAGCAGGACCCTGGGCGAACAGGAGCGCACCGACCGCAGCATCACCGTGGACGACCATGTACTGTTTCCGAGCCTGAAATTGCAGCGTAAGCTGACCGAACGCCAGGTACTGCAGAAGCGCTGGACCCCGACCGACATCATGGAACTGCCGCCTGGCAAGGTCATGTGCAGCGTGGTGGGAGCCAACAACCGGCTGTTTATCGGCGAGGGCAGTGTCATCCCGCCGGGCGAACTGGCCGGGCTTATAAAACGTGAGTTGAGGCAGTACGGAATGCCGGACATTGAGTTAATCGACGACATGGCCCCGGAGGTCACCGAGGCAACCGTGGCCGGCCTGCGCGACAGGCTGGAGGGCAGCGTAAGTGCAGTGGATGATGTGGGGATAAACACGAACACAGACGCGAAGGGGGACTGGTACTGA